One Oscillospiraceae bacterium genomic region harbors:
- the msrB gene encoding peptide-methionine (R)-S-oxide reductase MsrB, with protein sequence MYRRVLPLLLTAVLLLSGCASGQKNMPQKTDEKEMTGQPSDMSGEGIMYMDTTENVIYLAGGCFWGMEQLMQSIPGVIDAESGYANGTCRADADYKTVCKGNTGFRETVRVEYDPGQVSLDALLLAYFYVIDPTVENQQGNDRGSQYQTGVYYTNESAKETVERIAEIERGRSEKFFVETGPLKNYYPAEEYHQNYLEKNPNGYCHIPRAEMELFSRLRIDPGDYQKPAAESIRDKLTAEQYRVTQESGTERAFTGEFWDKFEKGIYVDVVTGEPLFSSTDKYESGCGWPAFTKPIEGPAVVEKEDLSHGMRRTEVRSRAGDSHLGHVFTGDPESPNGVRYCINSAALRFVPYEKMEAEGYGYLLHLFEK encoded by the coding sequence ATGTATCGGAGAGTATTGCCGCTTCTGCTCACCGCGGTACTGCTGCTGAGCGGCTGCGCCTCCGGGCAGAAAAATATGCCGCAGAAAACGGACGAGAAGGAAATGACCGGACAGCCCTCTGATATGTCCGGTGAAGGAATCATGTATATGGATACCACGGAAAATGTCATATATCTGGCGGGCGGCTGCTTCTGGGGCATGGAACAGCTGATGCAGTCCATCCCCGGCGTCATCGATGCCGAGAGCGGCTATGCCAACGGCACCTGCAGGGCGGACGCCGATTACAAGACCGTCTGCAAAGGGAACACCGGCTTCCGGGAGACCGTGCGGGTGGAGTATGACCCCGGGCAGGTGAGTCTCGACGCCCTGCTACTGGCCTACTTCTATGTGATCGACCCCACGGTGGAGAACCAGCAGGGCAACGACCGGGGCAGTCAGTATCAGACCGGTGTCTATTACACCAACGAAAGCGCGAAGGAAACGGTGGAGCGCATCGCGGAGATCGAGCGGGGACGCAGTGAAAAGTTCTTCGTGGAGACAGGTCCACTCAAGAACTATTACCCCGCCGAGGAGTACCACCAGAACTACCTCGAAAAGAACCCGAACGGCTACTGCCACATCCCGCGCGCGGAGATGGAGCTGTTTTCCCGGCTGCGCATCGATCCGGGCGACTATCAGAAGCCCGCGGCGGAATCCATCCGGGACAAGCTGACGGCGGAGCAGTACCGTGTTACGCAGGAAAGCGGCACAGAGCGCGCTTTCACAGGCGAGTTCTGGGATAAATTTGAAAAGGGCATCTATGTGGATGTCGTCACCGGTGAGCCGCTCTTTTCCTCCACGGATAAGTACGAAAGCGGCTGCGGCTGGCCTGCCTTTACAAAGCCCATTGAGGGCCCTGCCGTAGTGGAAAAAGAGGATCTGAGCCACGGGATGCGCCGCACGGAGGTCAGAAGCCGCGCCGGAGACTCCCACCTCGGCCACGTGTTCACCGGCGACCCGGAGTCGCCCAACGGCGTGCGCTACTGCATCAACAGCGCGGCCCTGCGCTTCGTCCCCTATGAAAAAATGGAAGCCGAGGGCTACGGATATCTGCTGCATCTGTTTGAAAAATGA
- a CDS encoding 4Fe-4S binding protein: MGKKSSGASQLLSRFRGWIQAGAVLLTNLHLPNFLKGGLYQGAGKNVCVPGLNCYSCPAASGACPIGAFQAVVGSSKFSFSYYITGFLILLGVLLGRFICGFLCPFGWFQELLHKIPTKKLSTKKLKPLTYLKYAVLLVMVFLLPAFLVNDVGMGDPFFCKYLCPQGVLEGAIPLSLANSGIRAALGKLFTWKFSILLSVIVLSVLFYRPFCKWLCPLGAFYALFNRVSLFQMKVDKNKCVSCGKCARACKMDVDVTKTPNHTECIRCGMCIRACPTNAVSFRYSFGNGKETTKKTTMEESK, encoded by the coding sequence TTGGGTAAGAAATCTTCGGGCGCGTCACAACTCCTGTCCCGCTTCCGGGGCTGGATACAGGCGGGGGCAGTCTTATTGACCAACCTGCACCTGCCGAATTTCCTCAAAGGAGGCCTGTATCAGGGCGCAGGGAAAAACGTCTGCGTGCCGGGGTTGAACTGCTACTCCTGCCCAGCGGCCTCCGGTGCCTGTCCCATCGGTGCGTTTCAGGCGGTGGTTGGGTCTTCCAAGTTCAGCTTTTCCTATTATATCACAGGTTTCCTCATTTTGCTGGGAGTCCTGCTGGGACGCTTTATCTGCGGTTTTCTGTGTCCCTTCGGCTGGTTTCAGGAACTTCTGCATAAAATCCCGACGAAGAAGCTCTCCACAAAGAAACTCAAGCCCCTGACCTATCTCAAGTACGCTGTACTGCTGGTGATGGTCTTCCTGCTGCCGGCGTTCCTTGTGAACGATGTAGGCATGGGTGATCCGTTCTTTTGTAAATACCTCTGCCCACAGGGCGTGCTGGAGGGGGCCATTCCTCTGTCCCTTGCCAATTCCGGCATCCGGGCGGCGCTGGGCAAGCTGTTTACATGGAAATTCAGCATTCTGCTGTCGGTGATCGTGCTGAGCGTGCTGTTCTACCGTCCCTTCTGCAAGTGGCTCTGCCCGCTTGGCGCATTCTACGCGCTGTTCAACCGGGTGTCCCTCTTCCAGATGAAGGTGGACAAGAATAAGTGCGTCTCCTGCGGAAAATGTGCCAGAGCCTGCAAGATGGATGTGGACGTGACGAAAACGCCCAACCATACTGAGTGTATCCGCTGCGGGATGTGCATCCGCGCCTGTCCGACGAACGCCGTGAGCTTCCGCTACAGCTTCGGCAACGGGAAAGAAACAACAAAGAAAACAACGATGGAGGAATCAAAATGA
- a CDS encoding TlpA family protein disulfide reductase, translated as MNKKRIFALAFAVLMLLALAACGTKNNDKMGDMSGNGSAMTDEPKNAEEALTLHKELLEQENAILSENTELWEKVFMKADKGMAMVEDGKNYGDFLLDTIEAAKEQFADNEYEWLKESATEISNIENRLTELEEKYPEIMQKSTDGDMSMPAGSDTSNPPDDGSMQKFPAFEGKDLDGNTVKSDELFSANAVTVVNFWFTTCNPCVGELSDLDALNKELAEKGGSLIGVNTFTLDGDETAISEAKDVLAKKGATYQNVYFDSDGEAGKFTTNIFAYPTTYVVDRNGNIVGEPIVGALTEKKQAETLQKLIDQALAADVG; from the coding sequence ATGAACAAGAAGAGAATTTTTGCACTGGCTTTTGCCGTACTGATGTTGCTGGCCTTGGCGGCCTGCGGCACGAAGAACAATGACAAGATGGGCGACATGAGCGGCAACGGCTCCGCCATGACTGACGAGCCGAAAAACGCCGAGGAGGCGCTCACCCTGCACAAGGAGCTGCTGGAGCAGGAGAACGCGATCCTGTCGGAAAATACCGAGCTGTGGGAAAAGGTCTTTATGAAGGCTGACAAGGGCATGGCCATGGTCGAGGACGGGAAAAACTACGGCGACTTCCTGCTGGATACCATCGAGGCCGCTAAAGAGCAGTTCGCCGACAATGAGTATGAGTGGCTGAAGGAGTCAGCCACGGAGATCAGCAATATTGAAAACAGGCTGACCGAGTTGGAAGAGAAGTATCCCGAGATCATGCAGAAATCCACGGACGGCGATATGAGCATGCCCGCGGGCAGCGACACGAGCAACCCTCCCGACGACGGCAGTATGCAGAAGTTCCCCGCCTTTGAAGGGAAAGATCTGGACGGCAACACGGTGAAGAGCGACGAGCTGTTCTCCGCCAACGCCGTCACCGTGGTGAATTTCTGGTTCACCACCTGCAATCCCTGTGTAGGCGAACTTTCCGATCTGGATGCGCTGAACAAGGAATTGGCGGAGAAGGGCGGCTCTCTCATCGGCGTCAACACCTTCACGCTGGACGGCGACGAAACGGCAATTTCCGAGGCGAAGGATGTGCTTGCCAAGAAGGGCGCCACCTATCAGAATGTGTATTTTGACTCCGACGGTGAGGCGGGAAAGTTTACCACCAACATCTTTGCCTATCCCACCACCTACGTGGTTGACCGCAACGGCAATATCGTGGGTGAACCCATCGTAGGCGCCCTCACGGAAAAGAAGCAGGCAGAGACGCTGCAAAAGCTCATCGACCAGGCTCTTGCCGCCGATGTGGGCTGA
- a CDS encoding PrgI family protein produces MQIPINKEIRHYQEEIFLGLNLRQMICSGAAIAVAVAVYLGLTPLLGHETAGWICIVAAAPIAAAGFFTYDCLTFEKFLLVVIDSTIIRNDWRLWKTENKYCKKKKGDKH; encoded by the coding sequence ATGCAAATTCCGATAAATAAAGAAATCCGCCATTACCAAGAGGAAATCTTTTTGGGGCTGAATCTGCGGCAGATGATTTGCTCCGGCGCGGCCATTGCCGTGGCAGTTGCGGTCTATTTGGGGCTAACCCCGCTGTTGGGTCATGAAACGGCGGGCTGGATCTGCATTGTGGCCGCTGCGCCGATTGCAGCAGCAGGATTTTTTACTTATGACTGTCTGACCTTTGAAAAATTCCTGCTTGTTGTAATAGACAGCACAATTATCCGTAACGACTGGCGGTTGTGGAAAACCGAAAACAAATATTGCAAAAAGAAAAAAGGTGATAAACATTGA
- a CDS encoding helix-turn-helix domain-containing protein, with amino-acid sequence MPKGVPNKRYTPEFKRMVVETMEKEHLSIHATMQEFGINDHKIIERWERIYLEEGPEGLSVERRGRSSTGRSKKLPKEVEEDLLAEVQRLRAENDYLKNLQALVLEDERRQRRKHR; translated from the coding sequence ATGCCAAAAGGAGTACCAAACAAACGATATACGCCGGAATTCAAGAGAATGGTTGTAGAAACCATGGAAAAAGAACATCTGAGTATCCATGCAACGATGCAGGAATTCGGAATTAACGACCATAAAATTATAGAGCGTTGGGAACGCATTTATTTGGAAGAAGGGCCGGAAGGCTTGTCGGTTGAGCGACGGGGCCGCAGCAGCACTGGTCGGTCAAAGAAGCTGCCAAAAGAGGTAGAAGAAGATCTGCTGGCCGAAGTGCAGCGACTGCGTGCGGAGAACGATTACCTAAAAAACTTGCAAGCCTTGGTTTTGGAAGACGAGCGACGCCAGCGTAGAAAACACAGGTAG
- a CDS encoding IS3 family transposase, translating to MAQLPRATFYYHLKRMNSADKYKAVKAEITAIYHENKGRYGYRRITAELHKRNFLLNHKTVQRLMKELGLVCRVRMKKYRSYKGEVGKIAPNLLNRDFRAEKPNQKWVTDVTEFSLFGEKLYLSPILDLCSSDLVSYTISDRPVLSMVTTMLDKAFEKIPDGTGLILHSDQGWQYQHKQYQRMLQKKGVQQSMSRKGNCLDNAVIENFFGLLKSELLYLQEFQSMEHFKQELVEYLDYYNNRRIKAKLKGLPPAIHRQQALSAA from the coding sequence ATCGCTCAACTACCCCGTGCCACTTTCTACTACCATCTGAAGCGGATGAACAGTGCAGATAAGTATAAAGCTGTCAAAGCGGAGATCACGGCCATCTACCACGAAAACAAAGGAAGATACGGCTATCGCCGCATTACAGCAGAACTTCACAAGCGCAATTTCCTCCTGAACCACAAGACTGTCCAGCGGCTTATGAAGGAGCTGGGTTTGGTTTGCCGTGTCAGGATGAAAAAATATCGTTCTTATAAGGGCGAAGTTGGTAAAATCGCACCAAATCTGTTAAACCGGGACTTCCGCGCCGAAAAGCCAAACCAGAAATGGGTCACCGATGTGACAGAGTTCAGTTTGTTTGGAGAGAAGCTCTATCTCTCGCCCATCCTTGATCTGTGCAGCAGCGATCTGGTCAGCTATACCATCTCCGACCGTCCTGTTCTGAGTATGGTTACGACTATGCTGGATAAGGCTTTTGAGAAGATACCGGATGGAACCGGGTTGATCCTTCATTCTGACCAGGGCTGGCAATACCAGCACAAGCAGTACCAGCGAATGCTCCAGAAGAAAGGTGTTCAGCAGAGCATGAGCCGGAAAGGCAACTGTCTGGACAACGCTGTGATAGAGAATTTCTTTGGCTTACTCAAAAGTGAACTGTTGTACTTACAAGAGTTTCAGTCCATGGAACACTTCAAGCAGGAACTCGTTGAATATCTGGATTACTACAACAACCGCAGAATCAAGGCAAAGCTAAAGGGCTTGCCGCCTGCAATTCACAGACAGCAAGCCCTTTCGGCTGCTTGA